A segment of the Terriglobales bacterium genome:
CGACAACCAGATCGCCCGCACCACCATCCTGCGCGGCGCGGAGATCTTCGCCCTGGGACTTGGCTTCCGCCTGCAGGAGTACCTGATCGCATTCCCCTGGGCGCCGTGGACCGACCTGCTGCGCGTGGACATCCTGAACACCATCGGCCTCTCCATGATGCTGATGGGCGTGTTCTGCCGGCTGACCGCAGCGCTCGTTGAACGGTTCCGTGTCGTAGCTGCTGCGCTGGTCGCGCTGGCCATCTCCTTACTGACCCCGCCGCTGTGGACCACCTGGCGGCCCGACTGGCTGCCCTGGCCGCTGGAGTCCTACATCAACGGCGTGCACAACCTGAAAGAGCCGCAGTCCTGGCTGTTCCCCGTCTTTCCCTGGGCGGCGTTCGCTTTCGCCGGACTGGCGGTCGGCTCCATTCTCTTCAGCGATTGGACGAAACGGCGCGAAGTCGTGACCTTCGCGCTCTTCGGCGCGGGCGGAGCTGTGCTCGTCGTGCTGGCGCGCTGGCTCGACGCCCGGCCGGAGAAGATCTACGCGGTTTACGACTTCTGGCACACCAGTCCGGCTTTCTATCTCATCCGCGTCGGCGTGCTGCTCATCATCCTGTGTGGGACTTACGCCTGGTGCCGCTGGGGCGCGGGACAATGGGGCTTCAGCCCGCTCATCCAGTTGGGGCAGACATCGCTGCTGGTGTACTGGGTGCACATCGAGTTCGTGTACGGAAGATTCTCCATCGTCCCCAAGCGGGCGATCGGCATCGGCGCGGCATCGCTGGGATTGCTGACTATCACCCTCGCCATGCTGCTGCTGTCGCTGGCGCGGACGCGGATGAAGGAGCGCAAGCTCGAAGTCGGGAGGCTGGCGGCCAGGCAGGCGGCGCAGTAGAATTCGGTTCCCTCGGGGATACGGCCAGGAGGGGCGCATGATCGCATCGCAGCTCAAGGCGGGCATGGCGGTCCGGGTCGAGGGCCAGGTGTACAAGGTCCTGGAAGTCGAATCCAAGGCAGGCGCCGG
Coding sequences within it:
- a CDS encoding heparan-alpha-glucosaminide N-acetyltransferase domain-containing protein, with translation MAQAKQSRLGYIDWMRGLACVLMFQTHAYDSWLGGSARKTTFFMWSQLGGTLPAPLFLFLAGISFALVTGRMRQKGTADNQIARTTILRGAEIFALGLGFRLQEYLIAFPWAPWTDLLRVDILNTIGLSMMLMGVFCRLTAALVERFRVVAAALVALAISLLTPPLWTTWRPDWLPWPLESYINGVHNLKEPQSWLFPVFPWAAFAFAGLAVGSILFSDWTKRREVVTFALFGAGGAVLVVLARWLDARPEKIYAVYDFWHTSPAFYLIRVGVLLIILCGTYAWCRWGAGQWGFSPLIQLGQTSLLVYWVHIEFVYGRFSIVPKRAIGIGAASLGLLTITLAMLLLSLARTRMKERKLEVGRLAARQAAQ